A stretch of the Aggregatibacter sp. HMT-949 genome encodes the following:
- a CDS encoding L,D-transpeptidase family protein, with amino-acid sequence MFMLKGTMKLNSLVLSLSMITSGCALADWSKNMTFSVPTQIDMAKLSPQEREEIEREQARLMAEKQALLEMSLTHEIGEQNLQFKSLLAKIYADNKYNLFWHDKAAEKQFLREYAAMVASGISKGSAQSLENLSQAEQIGGLTYDVLLTDAFLDYLYYSSNLNQQAQRWLYGAGVYKPQAPSKEQLQQWFNAVLNEELVVYLERLSTHNSLYRQTLDALPSMISTSGLTPIGKKLAINAQRLRVIPDFYNGIFVNIPSYQLQYYRDGHLVLESRVIVGKNGRRTPVMSSKLSNVVVNPPWNAPTRLVNEDIVPKLRNDPGYAASHNYSILDSKGNVIDPYSIDWNTIGKNFPYRIRQAAGDSALGNYKFNMPSSDAIYLHDTPNHNLFSRKDRALSSGCVRVEKSAQLADILLKEAGWSDERKKNVLESKKTASAAIRSDNPVFLYYVTAWVDNGQTNVLPDIYKYDNFTDANDINWDTVKKYL; translated from the coding sequence ATGTTTATGTTAAAAGGTACGATGAAATTAAACTCATTGGTGTTATCGCTGTCGATGATAACTTCAGGCTGTGCATTGGCGGATTGGTCGAAAAATATGACATTTTCGGTTCCAACGCAAATTGATATGGCAAAACTTTCGCCGCAAGAACGTGAGGAAATTGAACGAGAGCAAGCTCGTTTAATGGCAGAGAAACAAGCATTATTGGAAATGTCACTCACTCATGAAATTGGCGAACAAAATCTGCAATTTAAATCGCTGTTAGCCAAAATTTATGCCGATAATAAATACAACTTGTTTTGGCACGATAAAGCAGCGGAAAAACAATTTCTCCGCGAATATGCCGCAATGGTTGCAAGTGGCATTTCTAAAGGTTCCGCACAATCTTTGGAGAATTTAAGCCAAGCGGAGCAAATCGGTGGGTTGACTTATGATGTATTGTTAACCGATGCGTTCTTGGATTATTTATACTACAGTAGCAATCTAAATCAGCAAGCACAGCGCTGGCTGTACGGCGCAGGTGTTTATAAGCCGCAAGCGCCGAGCAAGGAACAGCTTCAGCAATGGTTCAATGCGGTGCTAAATGAAGAGCTCGTCGTCTATCTAGAGCGCTTATCTACGCATAATTCGCTATATCGACAAACTCTCGATGCATTGCCTTCCATGATTTCCACATCAGGCTTAACGCCGATAGGTAAAAAATTAGCGATTAATGCGCAACGTTTACGTGTGATTCCGGATTTTTATAATGGGATTTTTGTGAATATTCCAAGCTATCAGTTGCAATATTATCGTGACGGACACCTAGTATTGGAATCTCGCGTTATTGTCGGTAAAAATGGACGTCGAACGCCCGTTATGTCCAGTAAGTTAAGTAACGTCGTGGTAAATCCGCCTTGGAATGCACCGACACGTTTGGTTAATGAAGACATTGTACCGAAGTTAAGAAATGATCCGGGTTATGCGGCCTCGCATAACTACAGCATTTTAGACAGTAAAGGTAACGTGATTGATCCTTATTCTATTGACTGGAATACGATTGGGAAAAATTTTCCATATCGCATCCGTCAAGCGGCGGGGGATAGTGCGCTAGGTAATTATAAATTTAATATGCCGAGTTCCGATGCTATTTATTTACATGATACACCGAATCACAATCTTTTTTCCCGTAAGGATCGGGCGTTAAGTTCCGGTTGCGTACGTGTGGAAAAGTCGGCTCAACTTGCCGATATTTTATTAAAAGAAGCCGGCTGGTCGGACGAACGTAAGAAAAACGTGTTAGAAAGTAAGAAAACTGCCTCTGCAGCCATTCGTTCGGATAATCCGGTGTTTTTATATTACGTGACGGCCTGGGTGGATAACGGGCAGACGAATGTGTTACCGGATATCTATAAATACGATAACTTCACGGATGCGAACGATATCAATTGGGATACGGTGAAAAAATACTTATAA
- a CDS encoding MBL fold metallo-hydrolase, which translates to MNIEIIPVTAFQQNCSLIWDDEKNAAIIDPGGEAEKLIGRIEELGLNLEAILLTHAHLDHVGAAEQVKQHFGVEIWGPQEEDRFLFDSLPEQSQRFGMPTIHAFLPDRWLHEGETIHAGGGIFEILHLPGHTPGHIGFIEKQKKAAFTGDVLFQGSIGRTDLPGGNYTQLISAIREKLFKLNGDMIIIAGHGPYTTIEHEKTNNPFLK; encoded by the coding sequence ATGAATATTGAAATTATCCCTGTTACCGCATTTCAACAAAATTGCTCTTTGATTTGGGATGATGAAAAAAATGCCGCAATTATTGACCCGGGCGGTGAAGCGGAAAAACTGATTGGGCGAATTGAAGAACTGGGTTTAAATTTAGAAGCGATTTTATTAACTCACGCTCATCTTGATCATGTAGGGGCGGCTGAGCAAGTGAAGCAACATTTCGGTGTAGAAATTTGGGGACCACAAGAAGAAGATCGTTTCTTATTTGACAGTTTACCTGAACAATCGCAACGTTTCGGTATGCCAACGATTCATGCTTTTTTACCTGATCGTTGGCTGCATGAAGGTGAAACAATTCATGCCGGTGGCGGCATATTTGAGATTTTGCATTTGCCCGGACATACGCCAGGGCATATTGGTTTCATCGAAAAACAGAAAAAGGCAGCGTTTACCGGCGATGTTCTTTTTCAAGGCAGTATTGGGCGTACGGATTTGCCGGGCGGCAATTATACGCAGTTGATTAGCGCGATTCGTGAAAAATTATTCAAACTTAACGGCGATATGATCATCATCGCGGGTCACGGACCTTATACGACGATCGAACATGAAAAGACGAACAATCCTTTCTTAAAATAA
- a CDS encoding 5-methyltetrahydropteroyltriglutamate--homocysteine S-methyltransferase produces the protein MSKLFPQAKLRNRAPYRFDIVGSFLRPENLKLARQQCGCGEISCADLTRTEDAEIEKLVAHQKAVGLSAVTDGEFRRTFWHLDFLAALDGVNEVDADKFSVQFKHHSVRPKTLKIVDKVDFPENHPFVEHYRSLQKIAAGTEVKLTIPSPSMLHLICTVRETDYQPIERYKNNNQLLLDDIAAAYIKAMKIFYALGCRNLQLDDTSWGEFCAEDKRKAYTERGLDLAQIAQDYVYMINKIVAEKPADMAITMHICRGNFRSTWFSAGGYEPVAETLFGGCNVDGFFLEYDSDRAGDFKPLRFIKNQQVVLGLITSKSGELENRDEIIARIKEATQYVDINQLCLSPQCGFASTEEGNILTEAQQWKKLEFIRGIAEEVWGN, from the coding sequence ATGAGTAAGCTTTTCCCTCAAGCCAAACTTCGTAACCGCGCACCTTATCGTTTTGATATTGTCGGCAGTTTTTTACGCCCGGAAAACTTAAAACTGGCGCGTCAGCAATGTGGTTGCGGTGAAATTTCTTGCGCGGATTTAACTCGAACAGAAGATGCGGAGATTGAAAAATTAGTGGCACATCAAAAAGCAGTCGGTTTGTCGGCGGTCACTGACGGTGAATTTCGTCGTACTTTTTGGCACTTGGATTTCTTAGCCGCATTAGACGGTGTGAACGAAGTGGATGCGGACAAATTCTCGGTGCAATTTAAACATCACAGTGTGCGTCCGAAAACCTTGAAAATCGTCGATAAAGTCGATTTTCCGGAAAATCATCCGTTCGTAGAACATTATCGCTCGCTACAAAAAATTGCCGCCGGAACGGAAGTAAAATTGACGATTCCTTCGCCATCCATGTTGCACTTAATTTGTACTGTGCGCGAAACGGATTATCAACCGATTGAACGTTACAAAAACAACAATCAATTATTGCTGGATGATATTGCCGCGGCTTATATCAAAGCAATGAAGATTTTCTATGCCTTAGGTTGTCGTAACTTGCAGTTGGACGACACCAGTTGGGGCGAATTTTGTGCGGAAGATAAACGCAAAGCTTATACCGAGCGCGGTTTGGACCTCGCTCAAATTGCGCAAGATTATGTTTATATGATCAATAAAATCGTAGCGGAAAAACCTGCGGATATGGCGATTACCATGCATATTTGCCGTGGCAATTTCCGTTCGACCTGGTTCTCAGCGGGCGGTTATGAGCCGGTGGCTGAAACATTGTTCGGTGGTTGCAATGTCGACGGCTTCTTTTTGGAATACGATAGCGATCGCGCCGGTGATTTCAAACCGTTACGCTTCATTAAAAATCAACAAGTAGTGCTTGGTTTGATTACGTCAAAATCCGGTGAGCTGGAAAATCGCGACGAAATCATCGCGCGAATTAAAGAAGCAACGCAGTATGTGGATATCAACCAGCTTTGTCTAAGTCCGCAATGTGGTTTTGCTTCTACTGAGGAAGGCAATATTTTAACGGAAGCGCAGCAATGGAAAAAACTTGAATTTATCCGTGGTATTGCAGAAGAAGTCTGGGGAAATTAA
- the purA gene encoding adenylosuccinate synthase: MGKSVVILGAQWGDEGKGKIVDLLTDRVKYVVRYQGGHNAGHTLIINGEKTVLRLIPSGMLHPNVTCLIGNGVVLSPEALLKEIGELESRGINVRDRLLISEACPLILPYHVAMDHARETALGKKAIGTTGRGIGPAYEDKVARRGLRVGDLFDKAFFAEKLKNILEYYNFQLVNYYKAEPVDYQKTLDDVMAIADVITGMVADITTLLDTARKNGDNILFEGAQGTMLDIDHGTYPYVTSSNTTAGGVATGSGFGPRNLDYVLGIIKAYCTRVGGGPFTTELFDETGAEIARKGNEFGAVTGRPRRCGWFDAVAIRRAIQLNSISGFCMTKLDVLDGFEEVKICVAYKMPNGEILEYAPLAAKDWEGVEPIYETLPGWKENTFRVTDVSKLPQNCINYIKRIEEITGVPVDILSTGPDRVETMILRDPFAA; encoded by the coding sequence TGGGGCGATGAAGGTAAAGGCAAAATCGTCGATCTACTGACGGATCGCGTAAAATATGTAGTACGTTACCAAGGCGGCCATAACGCCGGACATACCCTTATCATCAATGGCGAAAAAACTGTTCTACGTTTAATTCCGTCCGGTATGTTACACCCAAATGTCACCTGCTTAATTGGTAACGGCGTGGTACTTTCGCCCGAAGCCTTACTAAAAGAAATCGGTGAACTTGAAAGCCGCGGTATTAACGTGCGCGATCGTTTATTGATTTCCGAAGCTTGCCCGTTAATCTTGCCTTACCACGTGGCGATGGATCACGCGCGCGAGACCGCATTGGGCAAAAAAGCCATCGGTACCACCGGTCGCGGTATCGGCCCGGCTTATGAAGATAAAGTGGCGCGTCGCGGTTTACGAGTGGGCGATTTATTCGATAAAGCGTTCTTTGCCGAAAAACTTAAAAACATCCTTGAATACTATAATTTCCAATTAGTAAATTATTACAAAGCAGAACCGGTGGATTATCAAAAAACCTTAGATGATGTTATGGCAATTGCCGACGTTATCACCGGTATGGTCGCCGACATCACAACGCTCCTTGATACCGCACGAAAAAACGGTGACAACATTTTATTTGAGGGCGCACAAGGCACCATGTTAGACATCGACCATGGTACTTACCCATATGTAACCAGTTCCAACACCACCGCCGGCGGCGTGGCGACAGGTTCCGGCTTCGGCCCACGGAATTTGGATTATGTGTTGGGAATCATCAAAGCTTATTGTACCCGCGTAGGCGGTGGCCCATTCACAACCGAATTATTTGATGAAACAGGTGCGGAAATCGCCCGTAAAGGCAATGAATTCGGTGCGGTAACCGGTCGTCCGCGCCGTTGTGGTTGGTTTGACGCCGTGGCAATTCGTCGTGCTATTCAACTGAACTCCATTTCCGGTTTTTGCATGACCAAATTAGACGTGCTAGACGGCTTCGAGGAAGTGAAAATCTGTGTCGCCTACAAAATGCCAAATGGCGAAATCCTGGAATACGCACCATTAGCAGCGAAAGACTGGGAGGGCGTAGAACCGATTTATGAAACCTTACCGGGCTGGAAAGAAAACACCTTCCGCGTAACTGATGTAAGCAAACTACCACAAAACTGCATTAACTACATCAAACGTATCGAAGAAATTACCGGAGTGCCCGTCGATATTCTTTCAACCGGTCCAGACCGTGTAGAAACAATGATTCTACGCGATCCGTTCGCTGCATAA
- a CDS encoding DUF882 domain-containing protein, with protein sequence MNKINQSRRKWLSLGGIVLSAGMLPNSVLAMVSTPKPRILAFRNLNTGERLSGVFSLSSGFNASMLKKLDYFMRDKRTNQVHQMDPNLFMKFYRIQSNLGLQTAEIQIICGYRSAATNAMRHRQSRGVASNSFHVKGQAIDFRIDGTPLAKIKHTAEGLNNGGVGFYPRSNFIHVDTGPVRTWQGV encoded by the coding sequence ATGAATAAGATAAATCAAAGTCGTCGTAAGTGGTTGTCTCTTGGCGGCATCGTATTGAGCGCCGGTATGTTGCCGAATAGCGTGTTAGCCATGGTTTCTACGCCAAAGCCTCGCATTTTGGCATTTCGCAATCTTAATACCGGCGAACGCTTAAGCGGTGTATTTTCATTAAGCAGCGGTTTCAATGCTTCAATGCTGAAAAAATTAGATTACTTTATGCGCGATAAGCGTACGAATCAAGTGCATCAGATGGATCCAAATTTATTTATGAAATTTTACCGTATTCAAAGCAACCTCGGCTTACAAACGGCGGAAATTCAAATTATCTGCGGCTACCGCTCGGCGGCGACAAATGCCATGCGTCATCGTCAAAGTCGCGGCGTAGCAAGTAATAGTTTTCACGTAAAAGGTCAGGCCATCGATTTTCGCATTGATGGTACGCCGCTTGCTAAGATTAAGCACACTGCGGAAGGTTTAAACAATGGTGGCGTGGGCTTTTATCCGCGCAGTAATTTTATTCACGTCGATACCGGCCCGGTACGAACTTGGCAGGGTGTGTAA
- the fbp gene encoding class 1 fructose-bisphosphatase — translation MKTLSEFIVERQAEYPNAKGELSGILSSIRLLAKIIHRDINKAGLTNILGQSGVENVQGESQMKLDLFAHNTMKAALMAREEVAGFASEEEESFIAFDTEHGRNAKYVILTDPLDGSSNIDVNVSVGTIFSIYRRISPIGTPVTLEDFLQPGNKQVAAGYIVYGSSTMLVYTTGHGVNGFTYDPSIGTFCLSHENMQMPKNGRIYSINEGQYLKFPQGVKKYIKYCQEEDKATNRPYASRYIGSLVADFHRNLLKGGIYIYPSATTYPKGKLRLLYEGNPMAFLAEQAGGLATDGYRRILDIQPKELHERVPLFIGSKEMVEKAQEMMEEFKE, via the coding sequence ATGAAAACATTAAGCGAATTTATCGTTGAACGCCAAGCGGAATACCCGAATGCCAAAGGGGAATTAAGCGGCATTTTATCATCGATTCGTTTACTCGCGAAAATTATCCACCGCGATATTAATAAAGCGGGTTTAACCAATATTTTGGGGCAATCCGGCGTGGAAAACGTGCAAGGCGAAAGTCAGATGAAACTGGATTTGTTCGCTCATAACACCATGAAAGCAGCATTAATGGCGCGTGAAGAAGTTGCTGGCTTTGCTTCAGAAGAAGAAGAAAGTTTCATTGCATTTGATACCGAACACGGTCGTAATGCCAAATATGTGATTTTAACCGATCCGCTTGATGGCTCATCCAATATTGATGTGAACGTTTCGGTCGGTACAATATTCTCCATTTATCGCCGCATTTCCCCAATCGGCACACCGGTAACGTTGGAAGATTTCCTCCAACCAGGTAATAAACAAGTGGCAGCCGGCTACATTGTTTACGGTTCTTCCACGATGTTAGTTTACACCACCGGCCATGGTGTAAACGGTTTTACTTACGATCCGTCTATCGGCACTTTCTGCCTTTCCCATGAAAATATGCAAATGCCAAAAAATGGTCGAATTTATTCCATTAACGAAGGGCAATATCTTAAATTCCCGCAAGGCGTAAAAAAATACATTAAATACTGCCAAGAAGAGGACAAAGCAACCAATCGCCCTTATGCTTCGCGCTACATCGGTTCTTTAGTTGCCGACTTCCATCGTAATTTATTAAAAGGTGGTATCTATATTTATCCAAGCGCAACGACTTACCCGAAAGGTAAATTACGTTTGCTTTATGAAGGTAATCCAATGGCGTTCTTAGCGGAACAAGCAGGTGGTTTGGCGACAGACGGCTATCGCCGTATTTTAGATATTCAACCGAAAGAATTACACGAACGTGTGCCGTTATTCATCGGTTCAAAAGAAATGGTCGAAAAAGCACAAGAAATGATGGAAGAATTTAAAGAATAA
- a CDS encoding DUF484 family protein, which yields MNEQDILDYLQSHPDFFSRHAVSLNKLKSCHTHTGTISLAEAQLKQQRKQISALTAQLEKLHQLAIQEADIFFALIPLQKKLFQAPDFQSAQKKLEQWAKSYELDGAKMLLFTDSWKKRENVPEQGWIDRNAFEIIRLERLGLRQFYLGDLSNKEKALMFLPEELPIGSIACCLLGTKNAHKPTALLLFRSRDTQRFHNGQDVSFLKHLADIVEIHLTRWLQEK from the coding sequence ATGAATGAACAAGACATCCTCGACTATCTCCAATCTCATCCCGATTTTTTTAGCCGCCACGCTGTCTCACTTAATAAACTTAAATCATGCCACACGCACACAGGCACGATTTCCTTGGCGGAAGCGCAACTGAAACAACAACGCAAACAGATTAGCGCTCTTACTGCTCAGTTAGAAAAACTCCACCAACTCGCCATACAAGAAGCCGATATATTCTTCGCCTTAATACCGTTACAAAAAAAATTATTTCAAGCGCCGGATTTTCAATCAGCACAAAAGAAATTAGAGCAATGGGCGAAATCTTATGAATTAGACGGTGCGAAAATGCTGCTTTTTACTGACAGCTGGAAAAAACGGGAAAATGTGCCTGAGCAAGGCTGGATTGATCGCAATGCGTTTGAAATCATTCGTTTGGAACGCTTAGGCTTGCGCCAGTTTTATTTGGGCGATTTAAGCAATAAAGAAAAAGCACTGATGTTTTTGCCGGAAGAATTGCCGATTGGCTCCATCGCCTGTTGTTTGCTTGGCACAAAAAATGCGCATAAACCAACCGCGCTTTTACTGTTCCGTTCGCGCGATACACAGCGTTTTCACAACGGACAGGATGTGTCGTTTCTCAAACATTTGGCAGATATTGTGGAAATTCATTTAACCCGCTGGCTACAAGAAAAATAG